One part of the Raphanus sativus cultivar WK10039 chromosome 7, ASM80110v3, whole genome shotgun sequence genome encodes these proteins:
- the LOC108818279 gene encoding PH, RCC1 and FYVE domains-containing protein 1 isoform X1 — protein MASDLSRAERDIEQAIIALKKGAYLLKYGRRGKPKFCPFRLSNDETVLIWFSGKEEKHLKLTHVSRIVSGQRTPIFQRYPRPEKEYQSFSLIYSERSLDVICKDKDEAEVWFSGLKALISRYHQRNRRTESRSDGTPSEANSPRTYTRRSSPLHSPFSSNDSLQRDGSNNNLRIHSPFESPPQLDKALSEMALYSVPPKGFYPSDSGTVSVHSGGSDSMHGQHMRSTGMDAFRVSMSSAVSGSSHGSGHDDGDALGDVFIWGEGIGEGVFDGGNRRVGSSFDIKMDSLSPKALESTVVLDVQNIACGGQHAVLVTKQGESFSWGEESEGRLGHGVDSNAQHPKLIDALNTTNVELVACGEFHSCAVTLSGDLYTWGKGDFGVLGHGNEVSHWVPKRVNFLLEGIHVSSIACGPYHTAVVTSAGQLFTFGDGTFGVLGHGDRKSVFTPREVDSLKGLRTVRAACGVWHTAAIVEVMVGSSSSSNCSSGKLFTWGDGDKCRLGHGNKEPKLVPTCVAALVEPSFCQVACGHSLTVALTTSGQVYTMGSPVYGQLGNSHADGKFPNRVEGKLHKSFVEEIACGAYHVAVLTARTEVYTWGKGSNGRLGHGDVDDRNSPTLVESLKDKQVKSIACGANFTAAVCIHRWASGMDQSMCSGCRQPFNFKRKRHNCYNCGLVFCHSCSNKKSLKACMAPNPNKPYRVCDKCFNKLKKTMETDASSSHSSLSRRGSINQGSDPIDKDDKLDSRSDGQLARFSLMDSKRQVDSRNKKNKKYEFSSSSSSRVSPIPSRSSQRGALSIAKTFNPVFGASKKFFSASVPGSRIVSRATSPISRRPSPPRSTTPTPTLSGLTTPRIVVDDTKRTNDSISQEVVKLRSQVESLTRKAQFQEVELERTAKQLKEALAIASEETTRCTAAKEVIKSLTAQLKDMAERLPVGSARTVKSPSSLNSFGSSPGRVDPLNILNRPNGQEHELNGSVFPNGTTTPVFGNGEATNEAQTEKEWVEQDEPGVYITLTALAGGVRDLKRVRFSRKRFSEKQAEQWWADNRGRVYEQYNVRMVDKTSEEMPR, from the exons ATGGCGTCGGATCTTAGCAGAGCTGAAAGAGATATCGAGCAGGCTATCATTGCCTTGAAAAAAGGGGCTTACTTGCTCAAGTATGGAAGAAGAGGGAAGCCTAAGTTCTGCCCTTTTCGTCTTTCTAAT GACGAAACTGTTTTGATTTGGTTCTCCGGGAAGGAGGAGAAACATCTCAAGCTCACCCATGTTTCTAGGATCGTATCTGGACAACGCACT CCTATTTTTCAGAGGTATCCTCGCCCCGAGAAGGAATATCAGTCTTTCTCTCTAATATATAGCGAGAGGTCTTTGGATGTG ATCTGCAAGGACAAAGACGAGGCTGAGGTGTGGTTTAGTGGTCTTAAAGCCTTGATTTCGCGTTACCATCAAAGAAACAGGAGGACAGAATCAAGAAGCGATGGGACACCATCTGAAGCTAACAGCCCAAGGACATATACCAGGAGAAGCTCTCCTCTGCACTCTCCATTTAGTAGCAATGACAGTTTGCAGAgg GATGGTTCTAACAACAACCTTCGTATTCACAGTCCATTCGAGAGCCCGCCTCAGCTTGACAAGGCCTTATCGGAAATGGCATTATATTCAGTTCCCCCAAAAGGATTTTATCCCTCAGATTCCGGTACTGTTTCTGTTCATTCCGGAGGCTCAGATAGCATGCATGGACAACATATGAGGAGTACGGGCATGGACGCTTTCAGAGTTAGTATGTCAAGTGCTGTCAGTGGCTCGAGCCATGGCTCTGGTCATGATGATGGAGATGCATTAGGAGATGTTTTTATCTGGGGAGAAGGCATAGGAGAAGGTGTTTTTGATGGTGGAAACCGTAGAGTTGGAAGTTCGTTTGACATTAAGATGGATTCCTTATCGCCAAAAGCTTTAGAATCTACAGTAGTACTTGACGTCCAAAATATTGCTTGTGGTGGACAGCATGCTGTCCTTGTGACAAAGCAAGGAGAGAGTTTTTCTTGGGGAGAGGAATCTGAAGGCAGGCTTGGCCATGGGGTTGATTCCAATGCTCAACATCCAAAGCTCATCGATGCACTTAACACCACGAATGTTGAGCTTGTAGCATGTGGTGAGTTCCATAGTTGTGCGGTTACTCTCTCTGGGGATTTGTATACCTGGGGCAAAGGAGATTTTGGTGTTCTTGGACATGGAAATGAAGTCAGTCACTGGGTCCCTAAAAGGGTTAATTTTCTGTTGGAAGGGATACATGTATCATCCATCGCTTGTGGACCTTACCACACAGCAGTCGTGACATCTGCAGGGCAGTTGTTTACTTTTGGTGATGGGACCTTTGGTGTCTTGGGCCACGGGGACAGGAAAAGTGTTTTCACACCTCGGGAGGTTGACTCTTTGAAAGGTCTCCGCACTGTCCGGGCAGCCTGTGGTGTATGGCACACAGCAGCAATTGTGGAAGTCATGGTTGGTAGCTCGAGCTCGAGTAACTGCTCTTCAGGGAAGCTCTTTACGTGGGGTGATGGTGATAAGTGTCGTCTTGGTCACGGTAATAAAGAGCCGAAACTTGTGCCTACCTGTGTTGCTGCTCTTGTTGAACCCAGCTTTTGTCAAGTTGCTTGTGGGCATAGTTTAACGGTTGCACTCACAACATCAGGCCAAGTCTATACTATGGGCAGTCCTGTCTATGGTCAGCTTGGAAACTCTCATGCTGATGGAAAGTTTCCAAATCGAGTCGAAGGTAAACTTCACAAGAGTTTTGTAGAAGAGATTGCATGCGGTGCTTATCATGTTGCAGTTTTAACTGCGAGGACGGAGGTTTACACATGGGGAAAGGGATCGAATGGTAGACTTGGTCACGGGGATGTAGATGATAGAAATTCTCCGACATTGGTTGAGTCGCTCAAGGATAAACAGGTGAAAAGTATTGCATGTGGCGCTAACTTCACAGCAGCTGTCTGCATTCACAGGTGGGCATCAGGGATGGATCAGTCCATGTGTTCAGGTTGCCGTCAGCCCTtcaattttaaaagaaagaggCACAACTGCTATAACTGTGGACTAGTGTTTTGCCACTCGTGTAGTAACAAAAAGTCTCTGAAGGCTTGTATGGCACCGAACCCGAACAAACCGTATCGAGTGTGTGACAAGTGTTTTAACAAATTGAAAAAGACCATGGAAACAGATGCATCCTCTTCTCACTCGTCTCTGAGTAGAAGAGGAAGCATTAACCAGGGATCAGATCCCATTGACAAAGATGACAAGTTGGATTCTAGATCCGATGGACAGTTAGCTAGATTTTCGTTGATGGACTCCAAGAGACAAGTGGACAGTCGAaataagaagaacaagaaaTACGAGTtcagtagtagtagtagtagccGTGTGTCGCCTATACCAAGTCGTAGCTCTCAACGAGGAGCGCTTAGCATAGCCAAGACCTTCAATCCAGTATTCGGAGCGTCAAAGAAGTTCTTCTCAGCTTCTGTTCCTGGTTCTCGAATCGTGTCTCGGGCAACTTCTCCAATTTCAAGACGTCCAAGTCCACCTCGTTCAACTACACCAACCCCCACTCTTTCAGgactaaccacaccaagaattGTGGTGGATGATACTAAGAGAACTAATGATAGTATAAGCCAAGAGGTTGTGAAGCTACGATCTCAG GTTGAAAGTCTTACAAGGAAGGCACAGTTTCAAGAAGTTGAGCTGGAAAGAACAGCCAAGCAGCTCAAAGAAGCGTTGGCAATCGCTAGCGAAGAAACGACAAGATGCACGGCGGCAAAAGAAGTGATCAAATCACTCACCGCTcaa CTGAAAGACATGGCTGAGAGATTACCAGTTGGATCAGCTCGAACTGTGAAGTCTCCTTCGTCTCTTAACTCATTTGGTTCCAGCCCTGGCCGCGTTGACCCTTTAAATATCTTAAACCGACCAAACGGTCAAGAACACGAGCTAAATGGCTCAGTTTTTCCTAATGGGACCACTACACCTGTATTTGGAAATGGGGAAGCAACGAATGAAGCACAGACGGAGAAGGAATGGGTCGAACAAGATGAGCCTGGTGTCTACATCACTCTTACAGCCTTAGCAGGAGGTGTTAGAGACCTCAAACGTGTCCGTTTCAG CCGAAAAAGGTTTAGTGAGAAACAAGCGGAACAGTGGTGGGCAGACAATAGAGGAAGAGTCTACGAACAATACAATGTACGAATGGTTGACAAAACCAGTGAGGAAATGCCTCGTTGA
- the LOC108818279 gene encoding PH, RCC1 and FYVE domains-containing protein 1 isoform X2, which produces MALYSVPPKGFYPSDSGTVSVHSGGSDSMHGQHMRSTGMDAFRVSMSSAVSGSSHGSGHDDGDALGDVFIWGEGIGEGVFDGGNRRVGSSFDIKMDSLSPKALESTVVLDVQNIACGGQHAVLVTKQGESFSWGEESEGRLGHGVDSNAQHPKLIDALNTTNVELVACGEFHSCAVTLSGDLYTWGKGDFGVLGHGNEVSHWVPKRVNFLLEGIHVSSIACGPYHTAVVTSAGQLFTFGDGTFGVLGHGDRKSVFTPREVDSLKGLRTVRAACGVWHTAAIVEVMVGSSSSSNCSSGKLFTWGDGDKCRLGHGNKEPKLVPTCVAALVEPSFCQVACGHSLTVALTTSGQVYTMGSPVYGQLGNSHADGKFPNRVEGKLHKSFVEEIACGAYHVAVLTARTEVYTWGKGSNGRLGHGDVDDRNSPTLVESLKDKQVKSIACGANFTAAVCIHRWASGMDQSMCSGCRQPFNFKRKRHNCYNCGLVFCHSCSNKKSLKACMAPNPNKPYRVCDKCFNKLKKTMETDASSSHSSLSRRGSINQGSDPIDKDDKLDSRSDGQLARFSLMDSKRQVDSRNKKNKKYEFSSSSSSRVSPIPSRSSQRGALSIAKTFNPVFGASKKFFSASVPGSRIVSRATSPISRRPSPPRSTTPTPTLSGLTTPRIVVDDTKRTNDSISQEVVKLRSQVESLTRKAQFQEVELERTAKQLKEALAIASEETTRCTAAKEVIKSLTAQLKDMAERLPVGSARTVKSPSSLNSFGSSPGRVDPLNILNRPNGQEHELNGSVFPNGTTTPVFGNGEATNEAQTEKEWVEQDEPGVYITLTALAGGVRDLKRVRFSRKRFSEKQAEQWWADNRGRVYEQYNVRMVDKTSEEMPR; this is translated from the exons ATGGCATTATATTCAGTTCCCCCAAAAGGATTTTATCCCTCAGATTCCGGTACTGTTTCTGTTCATTCCGGAGGCTCAGATAGCATGCATGGACAACATATGAGGAGTACGGGCATGGACGCTTTCAGAGTTAGTATGTCAAGTGCTGTCAGTGGCTCGAGCCATGGCTCTGGTCATGATGATGGAGATGCATTAGGAGATGTTTTTATCTGGGGAGAAGGCATAGGAGAAGGTGTTTTTGATGGTGGAAACCGTAGAGTTGGAAGTTCGTTTGACATTAAGATGGATTCCTTATCGCCAAAAGCTTTAGAATCTACAGTAGTACTTGACGTCCAAAATATTGCTTGTGGTGGACAGCATGCTGTCCTTGTGACAAAGCAAGGAGAGAGTTTTTCTTGGGGAGAGGAATCTGAAGGCAGGCTTGGCCATGGGGTTGATTCCAATGCTCAACATCCAAAGCTCATCGATGCACTTAACACCACGAATGTTGAGCTTGTAGCATGTGGTGAGTTCCATAGTTGTGCGGTTACTCTCTCTGGGGATTTGTATACCTGGGGCAAAGGAGATTTTGGTGTTCTTGGACATGGAAATGAAGTCAGTCACTGGGTCCCTAAAAGGGTTAATTTTCTGTTGGAAGGGATACATGTATCATCCATCGCTTGTGGACCTTACCACACAGCAGTCGTGACATCTGCAGGGCAGTTGTTTACTTTTGGTGATGGGACCTTTGGTGTCTTGGGCCACGGGGACAGGAAAAGTGTTTTCACACCTCGGGAGGTTGACTCTTTGAAAGGTCTCCGCACTGTCCGGGCAGCCTGTGGTGTATGGCACACAGCAGCAATTGTGGAAGTCATGGTTGGTAGCTCGAGCTCGAGTAACTGCTCTTCAGGGAAGCTCTTTACGTGGGGTGATGGTGATAAGTGTCGTCTTGGTCACGGTAATAAAGAGCCGAAACTTGTGCCTACCTGTGTTGCTGCTCTTGTTGAACCCAGCTTTTGTCAAGTTGCTTGTGGGCATAGTTTAACGGTTGCACTCACAACATCAGGCCAAGTCTATACTATGGGCAGTCCTGTCTATGGTCAGCTTGGAAACTCTCATGCTGATGGAAAGTTTCCAAATCGAGTCGAAGGTAAACTTCACAAGAGTTTTGTAGAAGAGATTGCATGCGGTGCTTATCATGTTGCAGTTTTAACTGCGAGGACGGAGGTTTACACATGGGGAAAGGGATCGAATGGTAGACTTGGTCACGGGGATGTAGATGATAGAAATTCTCCGACATTGGTTGAGTCGCTCAAGGATAAACAGGTGAAAAGTATTGCATGTGGCGCTAACTTCACAGCAGCTGTCTGCATTCACAGGTGGGCATCAGGGATGGATCAGTCCATGTGTTCAGGTTGCCGTCAGCCCTtcaattttaaaagaaagaggCACAACTGCTATAACTGTGGACTAGTGTTTTGCCACTCGTGTAGTAACAAAAAGTCTCTGAAGGCTTGTATGGCACCGAACCCGAACAAACCGTATCGAGTGTGTGACAAGTGTTTTAACAAATTGAAAAAGACCATGGAAACAGATGCATCCTCTTCTCACTCGTCTCTGAGTAGAAGAGGAAGCATTAACCAGGGATCAGATCCCATTGACAAAGATGACAAGTTGGATTCTAGATCCGATGGACAGTTAGCTAGATTTTCGTTGATGGACTCCAAGAGACAAGTGGACAGTCGAaataagaagaacaagaaaTACGAGTtcagtagtagtagtagtagccGTGTGTCGCCTATACCAAGTCGTAGCTCTCAACGAGGAGCGCTTAGCATAGCCAAGACCTTCAATCCAGTATTCGGAGCGTCAAAGAAGTTCTTCTCAGCTTCTGTTCCTGGTTCTCGAATCGTGTCTCGGGCAACTTCTCCAATTTCAAGACGTCCAAGTCCACCTCGTTCAACTACACCAACCCCCACTCTTTCAGgactaaccacaccaagaattGTGGTGGATGATACTAAGAGAACTAATGATAGTATAAGCCAAGAGGTTGTGAAGCTACGATCTCAG GTTGAAAGTCTTACAAGGAAGGCACAGTTTCAAGAAGTTGAGCTGGAAAGAACAGCCAAGCAGCTCAAAGAAGCGTTGGCAATCGCTAGCGAAGAAACGACAAGATGCACGGCGGCAAAAGAAGTGATCAAATCACTCACCGCTcaa CTGAAAGACATGGCTGAGAGATTACCAGTTGGATCAGCTCGAACTGTGAAGTCTCCTTCGTCTCTTAACTCATTTGGTTCCAGCCCTGGCCGCGTTGACCCTTTAAATATCTTAAACCGACCAAACGGTCAAGAACACGAGCTAAATGGCTCAGTTTTTCCTAATGGGACCACTACACCTGTATTTGGAAATGGGGAAGCAACGAATGAAGCACAGACGGAGAAGGAATGGGTCGAACAAGATGAGCCTGGTGTCTACATCACTCTTACAGCCTTAGCAGGAGGTGTTAGAGACCTCAAACGTGTCCGTTTCAG CCGAAAAAGGTTTAGTGAGAAACAAGCGGAACAGTGGTGGGCAGACAATAGAGGAAGAGTCTACGAACAATACAATGTACGAATGGTTGACAAAACCAGTGAGGAAATGCCTCGTTGA